A window from uncultured Desulfobacter sp. encodes these proteins:
- a CDS encoding methyl-accepting chemotaxis protein: MALHMVHHPLSQHLNGNSLKDFKDPDGVKLFVEMDRLVKKDGDGFVDYKWPKPGFDKPQDKISYVKLFTPWNWIIGAGVYLESTEKEAQQDALRNIGSIRYGKDSLGYFFIYDSKGNCILMPNRPEAVGKNEWGLKDSKGLYIIRELVKKADASTDGDFLSYFYNKPGGSENIKKISYVRKLQEWDWYIGTGTYTDDVDAAVANEQKEIGHTVKAATIRTLSIVLGIMTLSVVVSYFVVAKGIVAPLRNIINMLKDIASGEGDLTKRITDNSGDETQELAEGFNLFIENIQTMIAKIKGDTGELSNSSTELADISDHLNSVAVETSNRAESVTTASENMSLNMGSMSAAMEQAAKNIDTVSAASEEMNSTISEIALNAEKARNMTTGAVGQAKHASVQVEDLGSAAKEIFSVVETITEISSQVNLLALNATIEAARAGEAGKGFAVVANEIKDLANQTAEASSRIKERVIGIQQSTEGTTAEILSITKVVGDINEIVSTIAAAVEEQSASTGEIAQNMSKASGGISEVNENISQGSVMAKGVSDDVAEVTTAASQIVDASRQVKEKAAGLSGLAETLARMMSKFKV; this comes from the coding sequence ATGGCCCTGCACATGGTTCATCACCCTTTAAGCCAACATTTAAACGGTAACTCCCTAAAAGACTTTAAAGATCCTGACGGGGTAAAGCTCTTTGTGGAAATGGATCGTCTTGTAAAAAAAGACGGCGATGGATTTGTGGATTATAAATGGCCTAAGCCAGGCTTTGATAAGCCCCAGGATAAAATATCCTATGTCAAACTGTTTACGCCCTGGAATTGGATCATTGGTGCCGGCGTTTACCTTGAATCCACCGAAAAAGAGGCCCAACAGGATGCCCTTAGAAACATCGGTTCCATCCGTTACGGGAAAGACAGCCTTGGCTATTTTTTCATTTATGACTCCAAGGGTAATTGTATTCTCATGCCCAATCGCCCCGAAGCGGTGGGCAAAAATGAATGGGGTCTAAAAGACAGCAAAGGGCTATATATTATCCGGGAACTAGTTAAAAAAGCCGACGCCAGCACAGATGGAGATTTTCTTTCGTATTTTTACAACAAACCGGGAGGCAGTGAAAATATCAAAAAGATATCCTATGTGAGAAAATTGCAGGAATGGGATTGGTACATCGGTACCGGCACCTATACCGATGATGTGGACGCCGCGGTTGCCAATGAGCAAAAAGAGATAGGACATACAGTTAAAGCCGCAACAATAAGGACCCTTTCCATTGTCCTGGGAATTATGACCCTGTCAGTGGTAGTATCTTATTTTGTTGTGGCCAAAGGCATTGTGGCACCGTTGCGTAATATCATAAATATGCTCAAAGATATTGCTTCAGGAGAAGGCGATCTCACCAAACGGATTACGGACAACTCGGGTGACGAAACCCAGGAACTGGCAGAGGGGTTTAACCTTTTTATTGAAAACATCCAGACCATGATTGCCAAAATAAAAGGCGATACCGGGGAGCTTAGTAACTCGTCCACAGAGCTTGCAGACATTTCCGATCATTTAAATTCAGTTGCCGTAGAGACTTCGAATCGGGCAGAGTCCGTGACAACCGCATCTGAGAATATGAGTTTGAATATGGGCTCCATGTCTGCGGCCATGGAACAGGCCGCCAAGAATATCGACACGGTTTCAGCCGCATCCGAGGAGATGAATTCAACCATTTCGGAAATCGCCCTGAATGCTGAAAAAGCCAGGAACATGACGACCGGGGCCGTTGGTCAAGCCAAGCATGCCAGTGTCCAGGTGGAAGATTTAGGATCGGCGGCCAAAGAAATCTTTAGCGTGGTGGAAACCATCACCGAGATATCTTCCCAGGTCAACCTGCTGGCTTTGAACGCCACCATTGAGGCCGCCAGAGCCGGTGAGGCCGGCAAAGGTTTTGCGGTGGTGGCCAATGAGATCAAGGACCTGGCAAACCAGACGGCCGAAGCCTCCAGCCGGATTAAAGAGCGCGTGATCGGAATTCAGCAGTCCACTGAAGGGACTACGGCAGAGATCCTCTCCATTACAAAAGTAGTGGGAGATATCAACGAAATAGTTTCAACCATTGCCGCGGCTGTGGAAGAACAGTCGGCAAGCACCGGAGAGATTGCCCAGAATATGTCCAAGGCCTCCGGTGGTATTTCAGAGGTAAATGAAAACATCTCCCAAGGGTCTGTCATGGCCAAAGGGGTGTCCGATGATGTGGCGGAAGTAACCACGGCAGCATCCCAGATTGTGGATGCCAGCCGGCAGGTGAAAGAAAAGGCCGCCGGACTATCGGGTTTGGCGGAAACCCTTGCCCGGATGATGTCCAAATTTAAAGTATAA
- a CDS encoding 1-acyl-sn-glycerol-3-phosphate acyltransferase, whose protein sequence is MDIKTSPFSLSALGKLIYAGMGWTYDPLPSYWESRCVVIGFPHTSNMDTVRAMTYIKMVGINAKLLIKSKWFFFPMSIFLKSLGGLPVNRDKSHGFVDAVVKKFEENENLVVALVPEGTRKSVSTIKTGFWYIAKGADVPIICWYLDNQGKRTRWLGKIHPGDSLEQDLNKIAALYNRAGFSIPTQTRNSFSAS, encoded by the coding sequence ATGGATATTAAGACGTCCCCATTTTCCCTGAGTGCCCTGGGTAAATTAATTTATGCGGGAATGGGCTGGACTTACGATCCGCTGCCGTCCTATTGGGAGTCCAGATGTGTGGTCATCGGGTTTCCCCACACAAGCAACATGGACACGGTTCGGGCCATGACCTATATCAAAATGGTCGGGATCAATGCCAAATTGCTGATCAAATCCAAATGGTTCTTTTTTCCCATGTCGATTTTCTTAAAAAGCCTTGGGGGGCTTCCGGTAAATCGGGACAAATCCCATGGATTTGTGGATGCCGTGGTTAAAAAATTTGAAGAAAATGAAAACCTGGTGGTGGCGCTGGTGCCCGAAGGCACCCGTAAGTCGGTGTCAACAATTAAGACCGGATTCTGGTACATCGCCAAGGGCGCAGATGTTCCCATCATCTGCTGGTACCTGGACAACCAAGGCAAAAGAACCCGTTGGCTGGGCAAAATACATCCCGGGGATAGTCTGGAGCAGGACCTGAACAAAATAGCAGCGCTTTATAATCGCGCCGGATTTTCAATTCCTACCCAAACCAGGAACAGCTTCAGTGCTTCGTAA
- a CDS encoding glutamate synthase — protein sequence MCRLFALTSKDPQSPMLAIKALDVMKEGHDGSGVGLLLQDLGGTFEEMKDAPILSGIFTEEGIRRLDLFMMDLGFMTKHKVSLKPPKTRVEGIPRRHVYLIRAYELPEGWDALSQEELATRLLDVRLKIREMGEEKNDMIVFSFWPDTIMLKEIGDPMKLGEYLGLDRKELEARVIMAQGRQNTNYAINLYACHPFFIKGYCTMTNGENTAFIPIKDFLSSRDIPGYTGYQSDSEVFAHILHFSMEELGLGIDGYKHVITPLQREALEAHPNFEFLNHLKKTCRPLIIDGPNMVIGTLPDHSMFMVQDRKKLRPGVVGGKPGMFAFSSEICGLDAVIPDRDKTMDFQPMHLDTVTVSPERQEVKICRQTEALNLPL from the coding sequence ATGTGTCGTCTGTTTGCACTCACCAGCAAGGACCCTCAGTCTCCGATGCTGGCCATCAAAGCCCTTGACGTGATGAAGGAAGGGCATGATGGCTCCGGCGTGGGGCTTTTGCTCCAGGACCTTGGTGGCACTTTTGAAGAGATGAAAGATGCCCCGATTCTGTCTGGGATCTTTACTGAAGAAGGCATCCGCCGTCTGGACCTTTTTATGATGGACCTTGGTTTCATGACCAAGCATAAAGTCTCTTTGAAACCACCTAAAACCCGGGTAGAAGGTATCCCCAGACGACATGTCTATCTGATCAGAGCCTATGAATTACCCGAAGGATGGGATGCCCTGTCCCAGGAAGAACTTGCCACAAGACTTTTGGATGTGCGCCTGAAGATCCGGGAGATGGGTGAAGAGAAAAACGACATGATCGTGTTTTCCTTCTGGCCGGACACCATCATGCTCAAGGAGATCGGGGATCCCATGAAATTGGGCGAGTACCTGGGCCTTGACAGAAAAGAACTTGAAGCGCGGGTGATTATGGCCCAGGGCCGGCAGAATACCAACTATGCCATCAATCTGTATGCCTGCCATCCGTTTTTTATTAAGGGGTATTGCACCATGACCAATGGTGAGAATACCGCCTTTATTCCCATCAAGGATTTTCTCTCCTCACGGGATATTCCCGGCTACACCGGGTATCAGTCGGATTCAGAGGTGTTTGCTCACATACTTCATTTTTCCATGGAAGAACTGGGTTTGGGTATTGACGGGTATAAGCATGTGATCACGCCGCTTCAGCGCGAAGCCCTTGAAGCGCACCCTAACTTCGAATTTTTGAATCATTTGAAAAAGACCTGCCGTCCCTTAATCATCGACGGCCCCAATATGGTCATCGGCACCCTGCCGGATCACTCCATGTTCATGGTTCAGGACCGCAAGAAACTGCGGCCTGGTGTGGTTGGAGGCAAGCCCGGTATGTTTGCTTTTTCATCCGAGATCTGCGGACTTGATGCCGTTATTCCGGATCGGGATAAAACCATGGACTTTCAGCCCATGCACTTAGATACAGTTACTGTAAGCCCTGAGCGTCAGGAGGTAAAAATATGTCGTCAAACAGAAGCCTTGAACCTTCCTCTTTAA
- a CDS encoding glutamate synthase-related protein, translating into MSSNRSLEPSSLSLNDLPWQIDYNNDRCTLCGQCTAVCPVKAISLHPFQKRIIKTSVGKKIEHSNDYDTFYGIRQDTRVENACIGCAMCTLVCPNDAIRPVKNPGLDRMKFHINQHGIPRRRGGRRNDSGSVLDRIKFTRISMLTDPALDAGRHEFEMRTLLGRVLPPRENMKQLREKGWIPPVREIYPLIIGGMSFGALSPTMWEGLQMGVAYLNEELGMPVRICTGEGGCPPRLLRSRFLKYVILQIASGYFGWDEIIHAIPHMKEDPCAIEIKYGQGAKPGDGGLLMWHKVNKLIAAIRGVPQGVSLPSPPTHQTQYSIEESVAKMILSMSMAWGFRVPVYPKISASSTSLAVMNNLTRNEFAGGLAIDGEDGGTGAAYAVSMDHMGHPIASCVRDNYLNLTTLGKQNEVPIFAGGGIGKNGNIAANAAALIMLGASGVQIGKYAMQAAAGCVGTEEDRCNVCNLGICPKGITSQDPRLYRRLDPEDVAQRLVDIYVSFDTQLKKIVAPLGRSTSLPIGMSDALGIDDKNIADRLSIKYVV; encoded by the coding sequence ATGTCGTCAAACAGAAGCCTTGAACCTTCCTCTTTAAGTTTGAACGATCTGCCCTGGCAGATCGACTATAATAATGACCGGTGTACGTTGTGCGGCCAGTGCACGGCTGTGTGCCCGGTTAAGGCCATATCCCTTCATCCGTTCCAGAAACGGATCATAAAAACATCTGTGGGTAAAAAGATCGAGCACAGTAATGATTATGATACATTTTACGGTATCCGCCAGGACACCCGGGTTGAAAATGCCTGCATCGGCTGCGCCATGTGTACCCTGGTCTGTCCCAATGATGCTATTCGGCCTGTAAAAAATCCGGGCCTGGACAGAATGAAATTTCACATCAATCAGCATGGTATTCCCCGGCGCAGAGGCGGTCGGCGTAACGATTCAGGATCAGTGCTTGACCGAATCAAGTTCACCCGAATTTCCATGCTGACGGACCCGGCTCTGGATGCCGGACGCCATGAATTTGAGATGCGAACCCTGCTCGGCCGGGTGCTTCCCCCCAGAGAAAACATGAAACAACTTCGGGAAAAGGGGTGGATTCCCCCGGTCCGGGAGATTTATCCGTTGATTATCGGCGGCATGTCCTTTGGGGCACTTTCTCCAACCATGTGGGAAGGCTTGCAGATGGGTGTGGCCTACCTGAATGAAGAACTGGGTATGCCCGTTCGTATCTGTACCGGTGAAGGTGGTTGCCCGCCGCGGTTGCTGCGCTCCCGATTCCTTAAGTATGTCATCCTGCAGATTGCTTCCGGCTATTTCGGCTGGGATGAGATCATCCACGCCATTCCGCACATGAAAGAAGATCCCTGTGCCATTGAGATTAAATATGGTCAGGGTGCAAAACCCGGTGACGGTGGCCTTTTGATGTGGCACAAGGTGAATAAGCTGATTGCAGCCATCCGGGGAGTCCCCCAGGGTGTAAGTCTGCCCAGCCCTCCGACCCATCAGACCCAGTACTCCATTGAGGAGTCCGTGGCCAAGATGATTCTTTCCATGTCCATGGCATGGGGATTCCGGGTACCGGTATATCCCAAGATTTCAGCGTCCTCCACCTCTCTTGCGGTGATGAACAACCTGACGCGTAACGAATTTGCGGGCGGCCTGGCCATTGACGGTGAAGATGGTGGAACCGGGGCGGCATACGCCGTTTCAATGGACCACATGGGTCACCCCATCGCCAGCTGTGTCCGGGACAACTATTTGAATCTGACAACCCTGGGCAAGCAGAATGAAGTGCCCATCTTTGCCGGAGGCGGTATTGGTAAAAACGGCAACATTGCCGCCAATGCAGCAGCCTTGATCATGTTGGGGGCATCCGGGGTTCAGATCGGAAAATATGCGATGCAGGCAGCCGCCGGCTGTGTGGGCACCGAAGAAGACCGGTGTAACGTATGTAACCTGGGTATTTGCCCCAAGGGCATTACCTCCCAGGACCCCAGACTTTACCGCCGCCTTGATCCCGAAGATGTGGCCCAGCGCCTGGTGGATATTTATGTCTCTTTTGACACGCAACTGAAAAAAATTGTAGCGCCGTTGGGACGTTCCACCTCCCTTCCCATCGGTATGTCCGATGCACTGGGAATTGATGATAAAAACATTGCTGACCGTCTCAGTATCAAGTACGTGGTCTAA